The Pseudomonas putida nucleotide sequence TCATCGTTAGCCGGCCCCAACGGCAGTTCGCAGCGCGCCTGGCCACTGTCGAGCACCGCCAACAGGCGCCCGTCCTGCTTGGCCAGGCGCACTGGAATGAAGTTCATCGGTGGCGAGCCGATGAAGCTGGCGACGAACTGATTGGCCGGGTCGTTGTAGATCTGCTGTGGCGTACCGAACTGCTGGATGATGCCGTCCTTCATCACCGCCACCTTGTCGCCCAGGGTCATGGCCTCGATCTGGTCGTGGGTGACATACACCGTGGTGGTCTTCAGGCGCTGGTGCATCAGTTTCATTTCAGTGCGCATCTCGACCCGCAGCTTGGCGTCGAGATTGGAAAGCGGCTCGTCGAACAGGTAGATCTTCGGCCGCCGCGCCAGCGCCCGGCCCATGGCCACACGCTGCTGCTGGCCACCGGACAGCTGCGCCGGCTTGCGTGCGAGCAGGTGCTCGATCTGCAGCAGCTTGGCCACCCGCGCCACTTCTTCATCGATGGCCGACTGCGGCATCTTGCGGATCTTCAGGCCGAATTCGATGTTCTCGCGCACGCTCATGGTCGGGTACAGCGCATAGGACTGGAACACCATGGCGATATCGCGATCCTTGGGGCTCATGCCGCTGACGTCCTGGTCGTCGATGAGGATTGCGCCGCCGGTGATGTTTTCCAGGCCGGCGATGCAGTTCATCAGGGTCGACTTGCCGCAGCCCGAGGGGCCGACCAGGATCAGGAACTCACCATCCTTGATCGACAACTGGATGTCCTTGAGGGTGTCTGGCAGGCCGCTGCCGTAGGTCTTGTTCACATTGCGAAGTTCGAGCGTTGCCATGACTTACCCCTTGACCGCGCCGGCCGTGAGCCCGCGGACGAAATATTTGCCTGCCACCACGTAGACCAGCAGGGTTGGCAGACCGGCGATCATCGCCGCCGCCATGTCGACGTTGTATTCCTTGGCCCCGGTGCTGGTGTTGACCAGGTTGTTCAGGGCCACGGTGATCGGCTGTGAATCGCCGCTGGAGAACACCACGCCAAACAGGAAGTCGTTCCAGATCTGGGTGAACTGCCAGATCAGGCAGACCATGATGATGGGTGTCGACATCGGCAGGATGATGCGGCGGAAGATGGTGAAGAAGCCGGCGCCGTCCAGGCGCGCAGCCTTGACCAGGGCATCGGGGATGCTCACGTAGAAGTTGCGGAAGAACAGCGTGGTGAAGGCCAGGCCGTAGACCACGTGCACCAGCACCAGGCCGCTGGTAGTGCTGGCCAGGCCCAGCTTGCCGAGGGTGAACGACGCCGGCAGCAGCACGGTCTGGAACGGCAGGAAG carries:
- a CDS encoding carbohydrate ABC transporter permease, whose product is MHSLSEKPALSLSRIAIHAVLLIAVLLYLVPLVVMLLTSFKSPEDISTGNLLSWPAVITGIGWVKAWGTVSGYFWNSIMITVPAVLISTTIGALNGYVLSMWRFRGSQLFFGLLLFGCFLPFQTVLLPASFTLGKLGLASTTSGLVLVHVVYGLAFTTLFFRNFYVSIPDALVKAARLDGAGFFTIFRRIILPMSTPIIMVCLIWQFTQIWNDFLFGVVFSSGDSQPITVALNNLVNTSTGAKEYNVDMAAAMIAGLPTLLVYVVAGKYFVRGLTAGAVKG
- a CDS encoding ABC transporter ATP-binding protein, encoding MATLELRNVNKTYGSGLPDTLKDIQLSIKDGEFLILVGPSGCGKSTLMNCIAGLENITGGAILIDDQDVSGMSPKDRDIAMVFQSYALYPTMSVRENIEFGLKIRKMPQSAIDEEVARVAKLLQIEHLLARKPAQLSGGQQQRVAMGRALARRPKIYLFDEPLSNLDAKLRVEMRTEMKLMHQRLKTTTVYVTHDQIEAMTLGDKVAVMKDGIIQQFGTPQQIYNDPANQFVASFIGSPPMNFIPVRLAKQDGRLLAVLDSGQARCELPLGPANDDLDGREIILGIRPEQIVLGVGEGNGLPGIRAEVQVTEPTGPDLLVFVTLNQTKVCCRLAPDVACRVGDSLNLQFDPARVLLFDEGSGERLHLASSNSAVKDNVAHFKGR